One Camelina sativa cultivar DH55 chromosome 3, Cs, whole genome shotgun sequence genomic window carries:
- the LOC104771421 gene encoding probable sugar phosphate/phosphate translocator At1g12500, which translates to MVEAQSWTTRRMSNPRFDAAATGAPTIVDIPGTPPHSSASSPLKPFFLSSPTISPTILTAAIIAAWFGSNIGVLLLNKYLLFYYGFRYPIFLTMTHMLSCAAYSSAVINCAGIVPRQHILSRRQFLKILSLSAIFCLSVVCGNTSLRYIPVSFNQAIGATTPFFTAVFSFLITCKTESTEVYLALLPVVSGIVLASNSEPSFHLFGFLICVASTAGRALKSVVQGIILTSESEKLHSMNLLLYMAPMAACILLPFTLYIEGNVLRVLIEKARTDPLIIFLLAGNATVAYLVNLTNFLVTKHTSALTLQVLGNGKAAVAAGVSVLIFRNPVTVMGIAGFGVTIMGVVLYSEARKRSKLLNQK; encoded by the exons ATGGTTGAAGCACAATCATGGACAACGCGGCGGATGAGCAATCCAAGATTCGACGCCGCCGCAACCGGCGCACCAACCATCGTAGACATCCCCGGAACACCTCCACACTCCTCAGCTTCCTCACCTCTCAAacctttcttcctctcttccccCACCATATCTCCGACAATCCTCACGGCGGCTATCATCGCCGCCTGGTTCGGCTCAAACATAGGAGTCCTCCTCTTAAACAAGTACCTCCTCTTCTACTACGGTTTCCGTTACCCTATCTTCCTCACCATGACGCACATGCTCTCCTGCGCCGCCTATAGCTCCGCCGTGATCAACTGCGCCGGAATCGTTCCACGTCAGCACATCTTGTCTCGCCGtcagttcttgaagatcttatctttatcaGCCATCTTTTGTCTCTCCGTCGTCTGCGGCAACACGTCGCTGCGTTACATCCCTGTTTCTTTCAATCAAGCTATCGGAGCCACCACGCCGTTCTTCACCGCCGTGTTCTCTTTTCTCATTACCTGTAAAACAGAGTCCACTGAAGTTTACTTAGCTCTTCTCCCCGTCGTCTCCGGCATCGTTCTTGCTTCTAACTCTGAACCTTCTTTTCATCTCTTTGGTTTCCTCATCTGTGTTGCTTCCACCGCCGGCAGAGCTCTCAAATCCGTCGTCCAG ggGATAATTCTGACGTCGGAGTCAGAGAAGCTACATTCGATGAATCTTTTGTTATACATGGCTCCAATGGCGGCTTGTATCTTATTACCATTTACACTATACATAGAAGGAAACGTGTTAAGAGTCTTGATCGAAAAGGCAAGGACGGATCCATTGATCATCTTCTTGCTAGCCGGGAATGCGACAGTTGCATACTTGGTGAATTTGACGAATTTCTTGGTGACAAAGCACACAAGTGCACTCACATTGCAGGTTTTGGGGAACGGAAAAGCCGCGGTGGCTGCCGGAGTTTCGGTTCTGATATTTAGGAATCCGGTCACGGTGATGGGGATTGCCGGATTTGGTGTCACGATTATGGGAGTGGTTCTC